The following are encoded together in the Tribolium castaneum strain GA2 chromosome 3, icTriCast1.1, whole genome shotgun sequence genome:
- the mRpS17 gene encoding small ribosomal subunit protein uS17m: MSLPTAAKTSMLLGRCVPCLKQNASKFKIKRLELDTNLLMYFGKEEFVYAHDPNKICKTGDIVLIEQLPTKMTRLITHAVKKVVYPMGDITDPVTGKKVVAGKYRDFVDSVNKVYGEKEGAFKYDKAPPRGWQEDKKDFTHVQTYIKYHDSGKDDPYAV; the protein is encoded by the exons ATGTCTTTACCAACTGCTGCGAAGACGTCCATGCTTCTGGGAAGGTGTGTGCCTTGCTTGAAACAAAacgcttcaaaatttaaaattaaaagattgGAACTTGACACCAATTTGTTAATG TACTTTGGTAAGGAAGAATTTGTGTACGCACATGATCCCAACAAGATATGCAAGACCGGAGATATCGTTCTTATTGAACAACTTCCAACCAAAATGACAAGGTTAATTACACATGCTGTTAAGAAAGTTGTATATCCGATGGGGGATATAACTGATCCGGTCACAGGGAAAAAGGTTGTTGCCGGAAAGTACAGAGATTTCGTTGATTCGGTAAACAAGGTGTATGGTGAAAAGGAAGGAGCATTTAAATATGATAAAGCACCACCAAGGGGCTGgcaagaagacaagaaagacttCACTCATGTACAAACATACATCAAGTACCACGATTCAGGAAAAGACGATCCTTATGCCGTCTAA